The sequence GCCATGGGAGAGACCATGATCGTAACTATTGCCGCAGGTCAACAGCCGCGAATGACCTTAAATCCGTTCGAGCCAGTTGAGACTATTACGGCTTTTATCGTACAAGTGTCATTGGGCGACACGCCTCACGGGACGCTCGAATACAAGACCATATTTGCCTTGGGGGGTGCTCTCTTTGTACTTACCTATTTCCTAAACGGCATTAGTTTGTGGATTAGGGGAAGGTTTCAGCAGGTGTATAGGGGCTAGTTTGCGATATGGTTCGACGGCAGGGAAAATTCGGCGAAGCTATCTTTTATGCCACATGTCTTTTTTCCGTAGGTCTGGGTCTATTAATGCTAGGGGCCCTATTAGTTGATATTTTTGCCGATGGGTGGCATCGCTTAAGCCTTGACTTTCTTACAAGTTATCCCTCGCGAAGACCACAAAGTGCCGGGTTGTTGGTGGCTCTGGTAGGCAGCTTATATTTAATGTTGCTTACAGCTATTATCAGTCTTCCGATTGGTGTGGGAGCGGCAATCTATCTTGAGGAGTACGCTCGAAACAATGCTTTTACCCGTTTACTCGAGCATAACATAGCCAATCTTGCGGCCTTGCCATCGATAATTTATGGTTTGCTGGGCTTACAACTTTTTGTGCGAGTTTTTCACTTGGAGCGCAGCCTTTTGGCCGGGGCCTTTACCATGGCGTTGTTGGTGCTCCCGATAATTATTATGTCATCGCGGGAAGCAATTAAACGAGTTCCGCACTCTTTGCGCGAGGCAGCTTTTGCCTTAGGCGCTACGCGTTGGGAAGTGATTAGGCATCAAGTGTTGCCAGTTGCCTTCCCTGGAATTTTAACGGGATGCATATTGGCCTTTTCGCGAGCTATTGGAGAAACAGCGCCTTTAATTACTATT is a genomic window of Deltaproteobacteria bacterium containing:
- the pstA gene encoding phosphate ABC transporter permease PstA, which codes for MVRRQGKFGEAIFYATCLFSVGLGLLMLGALLVDIFADGWHRLSLDFLTSYPSRRPQSAGLLVALVGSLYLMLLTAIISLPIGVGAAIYLEEYARNNAFTRLLEHNIANLAALPSIIYGLLGLQLFVRVFHLERSLLAGAFTMALLVLPIIIMSSREAIKRVPHSLREAAFALGATRWEVIRHQVLPVAFPGILTGCILAFSRAIGETAPLITIGAITYMAFLPDSLNSPFTVLPLQIFNWISRPQAGFHANAAAGIIVLLVLLLGMNAVAVFLRRKLERRYRF